TATGCTTATAACGAACTAATttattaaaacattttcatttgCTTTGAAAGCATGATGATTTGtaaaacacaagaaaaatttAGCTAAGCTTTTTCATTTTagtataattaattaatactgaaaaaaaaaatttggaatcatttttattttttagcggGAATGATCCTGATGGTTGAACAAATAAATGCTAGTCACctttgcataaaaaaattattaaaaagaaatgatCATGTTATGAGGTTAATTTCCTAGTCATGTGTTCCATACAAAATGGATTAACTTAGAGGGagccttttaagttttaactatgGATCTTAGTTGTAAAAATGGATTTGAAGCTTAAGGACATCCCAATGCAAAAGGCCAAAATTCAGTCatcgctattttttttttttgttgctaaaacAGTCATCGCTATTTCATTATGATCTCTTTGAGAATGAAATAATTTGTGACAGgctaaattaaattcaattgtatgtttgaatttaattaaggaacttttttttttttttttttttttttgagaatcaattattttttaagaatcaatTAAGGAACTAAATGCACTGCACTTAACTTattatacataaattttgtccaaaacccACATTTCaattgataaataatttttgacTATTTATTCAAAAGCATGGACTGGTTGCTACGAGACATGGGTTTTGAAAGAACACTTTGGATATACTAATGGTAATGGAAAGTTTCATTGACATTATTGGAAAGATGATTGGTCATTTTCATTGAAAGCAATTTTCACAAGCAACATAATGAATCAAAATCCTCTTTTGACTTTTTACAATTGTAtgactttcttctttttttaactttgtttttattttcttccttaaaTACACTTTTATTTAGGATAGTCGAGGATCCTTTCCATTATTAGTTGCTTAAATAAGAATGTTACTATGTGTGCATATTATGACTTATTAGGCTGCtgatgtaattttattttttttgcaagacATGTTATatatggaataaaaaaaaacatatgcaTGATGTAGAAACACTAAATGTACAGTAGTAATAAACAATTTAAGAGTTagtcatgtaaaaaaaaaaaaagagtaattttatttttataatatttttacaacgaACTTAGGTGGTATGCTGTAACtggttataatattttgttactGTTAGATTGTTGGGAAAATATTATGAAAGTGTTATGTAACTAacatttcttaatatatatatatatatattataaacttGGTCTTGACTTGCatttaataattttgatttCCAAGTAGCCAATTTGGATAACGTTTCCCAATTTGCTAGGTCAGGCCCAGTGAAACCAATGTCGTGTTGGACAAGAGTAGGACATGTTTGTTTTAGGCCATCTCCAGAAAGATGCTCATCTTTTTAGGATGGCCCAGAAAAGGAAACCACGAAGAAAGCCCACAACACATGCCAGATTTGACCACCCACGGCTTATTGTAGTCTTTCACGGCGTGTACTACTCCTTTTCTTGACTTAGAAGTTAGAATTCAGAACATGCATTTCTGGGTAATTTTATTAACTTCTTAATATTTGAATGAgaattctctctttttgaaagaagtaaaagaaaacataaaggCTACGTACTAAAGTGGAAACCTAACTTGTGTGCTGGGGTGTTTGCTGTTTACCACCAAACTGTGATTGAGGGAAGATTAGTCAAATTGgagttttattttgctttttcatTGGCTGCCcttgctctattttttttaaagtcaaattGGAAATAATGTTTCTAGATTgcaaattatgttttttttttaatatataataataaatcaaagtAAATAGAAAATTATCACTCAAATCCTTTCATACTCAAGGAGGCATTCAAGCATTTCTAGAGTGAGATTAGATCTGAAATTCAAGTCTTACCAGTGACTCAATAAAAACTCATTTCAAAATTGAATggatggtttttcttttctttttgtttgccaAGATGAaccttttggttttttgttttgcttacAAAATGACGAATATAATTGAACGTAACTAATATTAAGAATTCCATTAGTccaaaaaaccaacaacatagAGGATGTAAAGTTTTAATACATTAGACATGaaccaaaataagaaaaaaaattgtaattcaatacaaaaattggaaaaaataaaaagaatggtATTGTACatgaaataaatcaatgaatCTGAAATGAAAAATAGCTAGCACCCACTACAAATTGTGGTATCAAATCAAACCATCAAAGTAAAGTCAATTTGAGGAGCCTTCTTCCCAAATAGTAACTTCAAATCATTCTCCAAAGGTGTCAAGTTCAAGTCCAAGCACATAACCCTCGTACTATTTGATCTTTTCAGCACCGGCACTTTCTTTTCTATGGCAGTGGAAGAAAATGCACCATCCATCATTGCTCTATGCCTCCTCATGTGACCACCCAAAGCTTGCCCCATAGCAAACTCAAGCCCACATATTGAGCACTCATGCATCTTAGGCTTATTTCCCAGGTTCTGAGACTTTGTACGCTCTTTCAGTTCTTCCCCCATCAATTTTGGTCTCTTGTGGCTCGCTCTGTGGCCACCAAGAGCTTGAAACGATGGGAATTGGCGATTACAAGTCTTGCACTCAAACACATCAACCCGTGAGGCTTTCCTGGGCTTGGTCTCTAGGCTTTGAGAGAGTAGCATTAGACAATTAGCCATGTCTAAGTTCTCTATCCCACCATCTTCTCTCATTCTCTTCATTGTCATAGCTACGTAAAAAGAAGTTAGAACACAAATGTTGAACTTTTGGTAACGTAAATGATATGAAAAGCAAATGTTTAACGAGGAAGAAAAGCAAGGAAGTCTTTTTTGGTAATCAAAAGCAAGGAAGTCTTGGTATTTATAATAGGTGTGTGGGCGAGTTAAAGGGTCTAGAAGTCTAGAATGGTTTATTGGACCAAATTGAACGGGATAGGACTGAGCAGCCGTTTCACATTATAGAAATGTAGTACTACTATTAGTAGTAGTAGGCATCTTGGACTGTTTCTTTGACTAGTGCAATCACGAGGGATAGCAATATTATTAGAATATATTACTTTTATGTTAAGAAACTATAATAATACATTGTCCTTTCGTATTAAATATGAATGATGATATAGTTTTATCCACGTGCCCTGCCCTCCACGTTATAGGTGACGAATGTTCACTTGTTCAAATTTCATACCGCATG
The DNA window shown above is from Quercus lobata isolate SW786 chromosome 7, ValleyOak3.0 Primary Assembly, whole genome shotgun sequence and carries:
- the LOC115953802 gene encoding zinc finger protein ZAT11-like, which produces MTMKRMREDGGIENLDMANCLMLLSQSLETKPRKASRVDVFECKTCNRQFPSFQALGGHRASHKRPKLMGEELKERTKSQNLGNKPKMHECSICGLEFAMGQALGGHMRRHRAMMDGAFSSTAIEKKVPVLKRSNSTRVMCLDLNLTPLENDLKLLFGKKAPQIDFTLMV